TGGCGACGGTCAGGACGAGCACCAGGCCAAGCACACTGGAATAAAAGAACGCCTGCGCCACCGAGTGATCTTCGATTACCAGTGCGTGCAGTGCCGGAATCAACATCGCCAGACAGGACAATCCCGTCAGAACTAGGATCAAAGGGTAACTGAGCAGGCGTGCTGTCATGACCGGTACGCGTCAGAAGAAGTCAATCGAGACCTGAAGCAGTTTCTCAACCTCTGCCACATCATCGGCCATGGCAAAGATCACCACCGAGTCGCCCGCCTCAATGCGCATACTGCCCTCAGGTTTGAGCGTTTCGCCATTGCGCAAAATGCCCCCTACGAGCACGCCTTCGGGAAAGTCGATGTCTCGAATGGCTGAGCCTGCTATGGTTGACGTCGACAGAACTTCGGCTTCAATTACTTCTGCCTCGGCATCGCCCACCGAATAAACGGCGCGCACGCGACCATGGCGGATATGGCGTAAAATCGAGCTCACGGTTGTGGCGCGCGGGTTGATGTAGGCGTCAATGCCCAAGGGCTCCATCATCGGAATAAGCGTCGGGTCGTTGATCAGAGCAATCGAATAGGGACAGCCCTCTGCCTTGGCGCGCACGGCGGCCAGCATGTTGGTCTTGTCGTCATCCGTAACCGCCAGAACCGCATCAGCACGGGTGATGCCAGCCTCTTCCAGTAGCTGCGCGTCAAGGCCATCTCCATTCAGCACAATCGTGCGTTCCAGCGCATCAGCCGCACGTTCGGCACATTTGCGTTCGCGCTCGATGACTTTGACGCGGGTGCTTTTACCTCGCTTTTCGAGGGTTTCTGCGACAGCCAAACCAATATTGCCACCGCCAATGATCACCAAACGCTCTTGTTTGCGCTGCGTCTTGCCAAAGATTTCCAATGTACGTGGGATATCCTCGACATGGGCAAAAACATACGCATCGTCACCGGCAAAAATCTGGTCGCCCGCCTCAGGCGCAAAAAGCCGCCCTTCCCTGCGGATGGCCAAAACCACGGCGCGCAGCGTCGAAAACAGGTCGGACAGCTGCCGCAAGGGCGTGTTGATGATCGGGCAATCCTCGCCCACGCGCAGGCCCACGAGTTGGGCCGAGCCGTCGAGGAAAGTCTCAGTGTCGAATGCCGCTGGCGCCGCCATGCGCTGCAATGCGGCCTCAGCCACTTCACGCTCGGGGCTGATCACCACGTCAATGGGCATATGATCCCGGCGATAGAGATCAGAATAAATCGCGTCGAGATAGGATTGAGAGCGCAGCCGCGCGATCTTGCGGTTGATCGAAAAAACCGAATGCGCCACCTGACATGTCACCATGTTGACCTCGTCAGAATAGGTCGCGGCAATGATCATGTCGGCGTCCCGCGCGCCTGCGCGGTCCAACACATCGGGATAACTGGCAAACCCGGTTATCCCTTGCACATCAAGGGTTTCCGTTGCGCGGTGCACCAGGTCGGGGTTGTTGTCAACGACGGTCACGTCGTTCTTTTCCCCCGAAAGATGCCGCGCAATCTGCCAGCCCACCTGGCCGGCACCGCAGATGATGACCTTCATGGCACATGCCTCACAGTCGCCCCGGACCCGTTGCATGACAGATGGGTGCAGACGGGTCAATTGCTTTGTCGTCCGCCTTTGTATGGGGTAGTTTGAAGGTATGAAACGGTGTCACAGTCTGCTTTTACTGGCATCTGCGGTTTTTCTCGCCGGATGCTTCCCCTTGAGCCTTTACTACAAGGAGGGCGTCGAGGTCACTCGCGTAGACAGCGATTTGACCCGTTGCGGGGTTTTTGCTCTCAGAGAGGTGCCAAAAGACATTCGCAGGCGTTATATTCCACCGGTTTATGACTATCGCCGGTATTGCAACAGCTCGGGCTATTGTACAGTTCAACGTGTCCTGATCCGGCCTGGCAGGTGGGAAAGTTATGACGCCAATGAGGGACTTCGATCCACGGTACAGGCGCAATGCATGGCAGACCGCGGCTACGAAAAGGTGCGTGTCAAAGCATGCAGCCCGTCTGTCATCGAACAGACAAAGATCACGTCGACACGCGTGTTGCCACCCCTCGCGGCAAATTCCTGCGCGATCCGCATCAAGGGCGGCAAGTATCAGATCGTGACGCCTTAGATCGGCTTAAGGCTCTGCAGGCTCAGGCTCTTCTTCAGTTTGCTTAGCCCCTTTGGCTCCTGTGACCACACCCAGCGACTTCAGTTTACGGTGCAACGCGCTGCGTTCCATCCCGACGAATTCCGCCGTGCGGCTGATATTGCCGCCAAAACGGCTGATTTGTGTCATAAGGTATTCACGCTCAAAGGCCTCACGCGCCTCGCGCAACGGTAAGGTGGCGATGGTACCTGACAAAACCACGCGCCCATCCTCCGCCGGACCTTCGCTTTCACCAGGGATTTCTCGCGCCTCAATGTCACCCGTGGCTTCACCAAGGATCAAAATGCGCTCCACTACGTTGCGCAGCTGGCGAATGTTGCCCGGCCAGCTCATGGTTTGCAAAAGCGCCGAGGCCTCGCTGCTTAACTCCCGAAGTGGCAGGCCCTGCTCGCGGCTCAGCGCTTCGATGAAGTAGGCCGCCAGGTCCGGCACATCCTCGCGCCGATCTTCCAGACTTGGCACGTCAATCGGCACCACATTGAGACGATGATAAAGCTCGCGGCGGAACCGGTCCGCCTCAATCTCGGCCTCAAGATTGCGGTTGGTTGAGGAAATCACCCGCAAATCCACCTGCACCTTGTCGCTGCCCCCAACCCTCAGGAATGTTTGATCCACCAGAACACGCAGGATTTTTGACTGAGTTCCCAATGGCATATCCGCCACTTCGTCAAAATAGATCACACCGCCATTGGCCTCTTCCAAAAGGCCAGGCGCTGTGCCCCCTTCTTCGCTTTCGCGTCCAAAAAGCACTTCCTCCATGCGGTCCGGTTCAATCGAAGCGCATCCCACGCAAACAAACGGCCCGTCGGCACGATTTGAATTGGCATGGATATAACGCGCAGCCAGTTCCTTTCCACTGCCCGCGGGACCTGTCAGCATCACGCGCCCATTGGACTTGGTCACCTTGTCGAGTTGGCTGATCAACGTCCGGAACGCGGGGCTCTCGCCCAGCATTTCGGCCGGTCCGCTGCTTTGCTGTTTGAGCGCAAGGTTCTCACGACGCAGACGGCTGGTTTCCATGCTACGCCGGATCACGACCATCAGCTGATCAATGTTGAAGGGCTTTTCAATGAAATCATAC
This DNA window, taken from Roseovarius sp. S88, encodes the following:
- the trkA gene encoding Trk system potassium transporter TrkA; translated protein: MKVIICGAGQVGWQIARHLSGEKNDVTVVDNNPDLVHRATETLDVQGITGFASYPDVLDRAGARDADMIIAATYSDEVNMVTCQVAHSVFSINRKIARLRSQSYLDAIYSDLYRRDHMPIDVVISPEREVAEAALQRMAAPAAFDTETFLDGSAQLVGLRVGEDCPIINTPLRQLSDLFSTLRAVVLAIRREGRLFAPEAGDQIFAGDDAYVFAHVEDIPRTLEIFGKTQRKQERLVIIGGGNIGLAVAETLEKRGKSTRVKVIERERKCAERAADALERTIVLNGDGLDAQLLEEAGITRADAVLAVTDDDKTNMLAAVRAKAEGCPYSIALINDPTLIPMMEPLGIDAYINPRATTVSSILRHIRHGRVRAVYSVGDAEAEVIEAEVLSTSTIAGSAIRDIDFPEGVLVGGILRNGETLKPEGSMRIEAGDSVVIFAMADDVAEVEKLLQVSIDFF
- a CDS encoding sigma-54-dependent transcriptional regulator, producing MSDILIVDDERDIRELISDILKDEGFTTRLAGNSDEAMAAVAEERPGLMILDIWLKDSNMDGIDILKCIKRDYPEVPVVIISGHGNIEIAVAAIKQGAYDFIEKPFNIDQLMVVIRRSMETSRLRRENLALKQQSSGPAEMLGESPAFRTLISQLDKVTKSNGRVMLTGPAGSGKELAARYIHANSNRADGPFVCVGCASIEPDRMEEVLFGRESEEGGTAPGLLEEANGGVIYFDEVADMPLGTQSKILRVLVDQTFLRVGGSDKVQVDLRVISSTNRNLEAEIEADRFRRELYHRLNVVPIDVPSLEDRREDVPDLAAYFIEALSREQGLPLRELSSEASALLQTMSWPGNIRQLRNVVERILILGEATGDIEAREIPGESEGPAEDGRVVLSGTIATLPLREAREAFEREYLMTQISRFGGNISRTAEFVGMERSALHRKLKSLGVVTGAKGAKQTEEEPEPAEP